Proteins encoded by one window of Luteimonas yindakuii:
- a CDS encoding transcription initiation protein, with protein sequence MAKYLISFPSVAMVVADDGWDAVVRDSHAVIEEARAAGVYVFGGGIDEGVPPVLVSADGAVTGGGYPWAPTLNGGLTILELPSRDEAIAWAARIARACRCDQELRVFGFDPQS encoded by the coding sequence ATGGCCAAGTACCTGATCTCCTTCCCCAGTGTGGCGATGGTCGTTGCCGATGACGGCTGGGACGCGGTGGTCCGCGATTCGCATGCGGTGATCGAGGAGGCCAGGGCCGCGGGCGTGTACGTCTTCGGCGGCGGCATCGACGAGGGCGTGCCGCCGGTGCTCGTGTCTGCCGACGGTGCGGTCACCGGGGGCGGCTATCCGTGGGCACCCACGCTCAATGGCGGGCTCACCATCCTGGAACTTCCCTCGCGCGACGAGGCCATCGCGTGGGCGGCCCGCATCGCCAGGGCGTGCCGGTGCGACCAGGAACTGCGCGTGTTCGGGTTCGATCCGCAGTCCTGA
- a CDS encoding response regulator, translating to MSGRPTVLLCDDSRALRMLAAGQLDEAGFDVAGEAGNGLEAIRQYEALRPDLVLLDLVMPECDGREALARILELDPQARVVILSSLGAQRDIEECLRIGARSYLQKPIDTDAMERVLREALA from the coding sequence ATGAGCGGACGACCGACCGTGCTGTTGTGCGACGACTCGCGCGCGCTGCGCATGCTCGCGGCAGGGCAGCTGGACGAAGCCGGCTTCGACGTGGCGGGCGAGGCCGGCAACGGCCTGGAGGCGATCCGCCAGTACGAGGCCCTGCGGCCGGACCTGGTGCTGCTGGACCTGGTGATGCCCGAATGCGACGGGCGCGAGGCGCTGGCGCGCATCCTCGAACTCGACCCGCAGGCGCGGGTGGTGATCCTCAGCTCGCTGGGCGCGCAGCGCGACATCGAGGAGTGCCTGCGCATCGGCGCGCGCTCCTACCTGCAGAAGCCCATCGACACCGACGCGATGGAGCGCGTGCTGCGCGAGGCGCTCGCCTGA
- a CDS encoding chemotaxis protein CheX yields MAAKFLGQFLLERGVITAAQLLAAIEMQRASNPLLGELAVHQGLLDAAQARRIQQRQRVEDRRFGDIALEMGVLDQTQLDALLDAQKAGRRMLGDVLLEQGAIDAQRLDAELALHRASQEDARHAFESELAAHELGDLANSAVGLCARLFPRMLGSQCLPAEVLAPEELDSWPVVAHVRVEGARPLGIGLASDLPTARALACALLRISPDLFDDDLAQDALGEMVNVLMGYLVRDAMHDDDAGYRALPPDASVPIATLAADRARSLAIGMGSQLGGFVLLVDRPA; encoded by the coding sequence ATGGCAGCGAAATTCCTCGGCCAGTTCCTGCTGGAACGCGGCGTGATCACCGCAGCGCAGCTGCTGGCGGCGATCGAGATGCAACGCGCGTCCAACCCGCTGCTGGGCGAACTGGCCGTGCACCAGGGCCTGCTCGACGCCGCGCAGGCGCGCCGTATCCAGCAGCGCCAGCGGGTGGAAGACCGGCGTTTCGGCGACATCGCCCTCGAAATGGGCGTGCTCGACCAGACCCAGCTCGACGCGCTGCTCGACGCGCAGAAGGCCGGCCGCCGGATGCTCGGCGACGTGCTGCTGGAACAGGGCGCCATCGACGCCCAGCGCCTCGACGCGGAACTCGCACTGCACCGCGCCAGCCAGGAAGACGCCCGCCACGCCTTCGAAAGCGAACTCGCCGCGCACGAGCTGGGTGATCTCGCCAACAGCGCGGTCGGCCTGTGCGCGCGGCTGTTCCCGCGCATGCTCGGCAGCCAGTGCCTGCCGGCCGAAGTGCTGGCGCCGGAGGAGCTCGACAGCTGGCCGGTGGTGGCGCACGTGCGCGTGGAGGGCGCCCGCCCGCTCGGCATCGGCCTCGCCAGCGACCTGCCCACCGCACGCGCACTGGCCTGTGCGCTGTTGCGCATCAGTCCTGACCTGTTCGACGACGACCTCGCGCAGGATGCCCTTGGCGAAATGGTCAACGTGCTGATGGGCTACCTGGTCCGCGATGCCATGCACGACGACGACGCCGGCTATCGCGCCCTGCCCCCGGATGCATCGGTGCCGATCGCGACGCTTGCCGCCGATCGCGCGCGCAGCCTCGCCATTGGCATGGGCTCGCAGCTCGGCGGCTTCGTGCTGCTGGTGGATCGCCCGGCCTGA
- a CDS encoding HIT family protein, whose amino-acid sequence MSLQTRYDPQNIFARIIRGDARCYTVYEDDEVLSFLDLYPQATGHTLVIPKRSAAVNLLDVDTAALCRVMTVAQQLARVIVDELQPDGVQLAQFSGAAAGQTVFHIHVHLVPRYVGQRMGIHAAREADHGELAELQARLVRRLAASSLP is encoded by the coding sequence GTGAGCCTGCAGACGCGCTATGACCCGCAGAACATCTTCGCCCGGATCATCCGCGGCGATGCCCGCTGCTACACCGTCTACGAAGACGACGAGGTGCTCTCGTTCCTCGACCTGTATCCGCAGGCAACCGGCCACACCCTGGTGATTCCCAAACGGTCCGCGGCGGTGAATCTCCTGGACGTGGACACCGCTGCGCTGTGCCGGGTGATGACCGTCGCGCAGCAGCTGGCCCGGGTGATCGTCGATGAGCTGCAGCCCGATGGCGTGCAGCTGGCCCAGTTCAGTGGTGCCGCGGCCGGGCAGACGGTGTTCCACATCCACGTGCACCTCGTGCCGCGCTATGTCGGGCAGAGGATGGGCATCCATGCTGCACGCGAGGCCGACCACGGCGAGCTGGCGGAGCTGCAGGCACGGCTGGTGCGGCGCCTTGCCGCATCGTCCCTGCCGTAG
- a CDS encoding BON domain-containing protein codes for MTSNITRIPLAIALSSALAFAVGCSGERNADERAGVTNDPAAQTAPAATTAGDVRNDPAMGDANPDGLGDGRDSAQPVDDTWITTKVKSSLLAESDVSGLDINVDTLNGVVTLQGQVENQAQIDTATRVARGIEGVTDVQTSGLTVGPAN; via the coding sequence ATGACGTCCAACATCACCCGCATTCCCCTCGCCATCGCCCTGTCCTCCGCGCTGGCCTTTGCCGTCGGTTGCTCGGGCGAGCGCAATGCCGACGAGCGCGCCGGCGTGACCAATGATCCGGCCGCGCAGACTGCCCCGGCCGCTACGACCGCTGGCGACGTGCGCAACGACCCGGCCATGGGCGACGCCAACCCCGACGGCCTGGGCGATGGTCGTGATTCCGCCCAGCCGGTCGACGACACCTGGATCACCACCAAGGTGAAGTCCTCGTTGCTGGCCGAGTCCGACGTGTCCGGCCTGGACATCAACGTCGATACCCTCAACGGCGTGGTGACGCTGCAGGGCCAGGTCGAGAACCAGGCGCAGATCGACACCGCCACCCGCGTGGCGCGCGGAATCGAAGGCGTCACCGACGTGCAGACGAGCGGCCTGACGGTCGGCCCCGCCAACTGA
- a CDS encoding HIT family protein, producing the protein MKNAPPGYDCPFCAIAGTLPSPAPESAVVLVDANVFALVPTHHYAGIQGNCLVVPRRHYENVFDIPDDLGSEFFRATRRLANAMRSAFCCGGISTRQHNGPAGDQDVWHYHLHVFPRYPDDGLHAGQKLPYATAERIELAARLRAALQ; encoded by the coding sequence ATGAAGAATGCGCCACCCGGATACGACTGCCCGTTCTGCGCCATTGCCGGGACACTGCCGTCGCCCGCTCCGGAATCCGCCGTCGTCCTGGTGGATGCCAACGTCTTCGCGCTGGTGCCGACGCACCACTACGCCGGGATACAAGGCAACTGTCTGGTCGTGCCTCGTCGTCACTACGAGAACGTCTTCGACATTCCTGACGACCTTGGCAGCGAGTTCTTTCGCGCCACGCGTCGCCTGGCGAATGCGATGCGCAGCGCCTTTTGTTGCGGGGGCATCTCCACGCGCCAGCACAACGGTCCTGCCGGCGATCAGGATGTGTGGCATTACCACCTGCACGTTTTTCCCCGCTATCCGGACGACGGACTGCACGCGGGGCAGAAACTGCCCTATGCCACCGCGGAACGCATCGAGTTGGCAGCCAGGCTCCGCGCAGCCTTGCAGTAG
- a CDS encoding nucleotide pyrophosphohydrolase, with protein sequence MRFSDLETQALQLNDLYEQLEIRKYGRVWTTAELALGFVGDVGDLAKLIQADAGVRDIEGHRAKLGHELSDCLWSIIVLAKKCGVDLEAEFSKNISELASHVSSELKK encoded by the coding sequence ATGCGATTCAGCGATCTTGAAACCCAGGCACTACAGCTCAACGATCTTTACGAACAGCTTGAGATCAGGAAGTACGGGCGGGTCTGGACGACGGCAGAGCTGGCGCTCGGTTTCGTGGGAGACGTGGGTGACCTGGCGAAGCTGATCCAGGCAGATGCCGGCGTCCGGGATATCGAGGGCCACAGGGCGAAGCTTGGCCACGAGCTGTCGGATTGCTTGTGGTCGATCATCGTCCTCGCGAAGAAATGCGGCGTTGATCTCGAGGCGGAGTTTTCGAAGAACATCAGTGAATTGGCCAGCCATGTCTCCAGCGAGCTGAAGAAATAG
- a CDS encoding CPBP family intramembrane glutamic endopeptidase, translating to MEAVIFALSFAAISFLVFLAFKHFDKRVTLAFGLLFAAYLGLDDLVTGLPSASSAFSFIGGEWNWSGKIYSLLLSVVVVLGLGIKPEALGLTLSQRNLRASLIALFLFILWGLSLGLLFKPSVPSVETFAFQASMPGMVEELVYRGIAPALLLGLIRGKEPSQGIPWIVVFITAVAFGIWHGLSYSEAAFSFDPMSALFPFIGSIAGGWLRFNSGSLLFPILAHSFANVAFHLTALIGA from the coding sequence ATGGAAGCAGTCATTTTCGCGCTGAGCTTTGCTGCAATTTCCTTTCTGGTCTTTCTTGCGTTCAAGCACTTCGACAAGCGCGTGACCCTTGCCTTTGGGTTGTTGTTCGCAGCCTACCTAGGACTCGATGATCTGGTCACCGGGTTGCCGTCTGCCTCGTCTGCATTTAGCTTTATCGGCGGAGAGTGGAATTGGTCTGGAAAGATCTACAGCCTACTGTTGTCCGTCGTGGTGGTGCTCGGGCTGGGGATCAAGCCCGAGGCACTTGGCCTTACCTTGTCACAAAGAAACCTCAGAGCATCTCTAATCGCTCTGTTCCTTTTCATCCTCTGGGGTCTCTCACTCGGGCTGCTCTTCAAACCCTCGGTCCCGTCTGTAGAGACGTTTGCGTTCCAGGCGTCGATGCCCGGAATGGTGGAAGAGCTGGTGTATCGCGGCATCGCTCCAGCCCTTTTGCTCGGCCTCATCCGTGGCAAAGAGCCTTCGCAAGGCATACCTTGGATCGTGGTGTTCATCACCGCTGTTGCATTTGGGATCTGGCACGGGCTGAGCTATTCAGAGGCTGCGTTCTCGTTTGACCCAATGTCTGCCTTGTTCCCGTTTATCGGTAGCATTGCCGGCGGTTGGTTGCGGTTCAATAGTGGCAGTTTGCTCTTCCCAATACTGGCGCACAGCTTTGCAAATGTCGCATTCCATCTCACTGCGCTGATTGGCGCATAA
- a CDS encoding T6SS immunity protein Tdi1 domain-containing protein has product MDLLSVIERSWGWTGLRPTAVVGDNPFGNLIVKDQTERYWRICPEDLFCAVVAASRPELDALSRSQEFLHDWYMATLVGQAEQGLGPLRPGYRYCLKIPATLGGQYGGDNLATLPLLELIAASGHIAQQIRELPDGAQVRLVVTE; this is encoded by the coding sequence GTGGACCTGCTGTCGGTGATCGAACGTTCGTGGGGCTGGACTGGCCTGCGGCCTACCGCCGTAGTAGGCGACAACCCTTTCGGCAACCTCATCGTAAAGGACCAGACCGAGCGCTACTGGCGCATCTGCCCTGAAGACCTCTTCTGCGCTGTCGTAGCCGCTAGCCGACCGGAGCTCGACGCTCTGTCCCGGAGTCAGGAGTTCCTGCATGACTGGTACATGGCGACCTTGGTGGGGCAGGCCGAACAGGGGCTTGGCCCCCTGCGTCCTGGCTACCGTTATTGCCTCAAGATCCCCGCCACGCTTGGCGGCCAGTACGGCGGCGACAATCTGGCAACGCTGCCGCTCCTTGAGCTCATCGCGGCCTCGGGCCATATTGCCCAGCAAATCCGGGAGCTCCCGGACGGTGCACAGGTACGACTTGTAGTCACCGAGTAG
- a CDS encoding VOC family protein → MSTELKLSEIRQIAVTVSDVEAALCFYRDVLGLKLLFSAGPNLAFLDASGIRIMLTTPQGSGSVGANSTLYFKVSDIGATHSALVARGAKNEREPQITVKMPDHELWIGFLRDPDGNLVGLLEERR, encoded by the coding sequence ATGAGCACAGAACTCAAGCTCTCCGAGATTCGACAGATCGCCGTGACCGTTAGCGACGTTGAGGCCGCACTATGCTTTTATCGTGATGTCCTTGGTCTGAAGCTCTTGTTCAGCGCCGGACCAAATCTCGCGTTCCTGGATGCTTCCGGAATTCGCATTATGCTTACCACTCCTCAAGGTAGCGGCTCTGTGGGAGCCAACTCCACCCTCTACTTCAAGGTCTCGGACATTGGCGCCACGCATTCGGCACTGGTAGCACGCGGAGCCAAGAACGAGCGGGAGCCACAGATCACCGTCAAGATGCCTGACCATGAGCTATGGATTGGGTTCTTACGTGACCCGGATGGCAATCTGGTCGGTCTACTGGAGGAACGGCGGTGA
- a CDS encoding HIT family protein → MAGTACHVLHAPLQRGLTLVLGRSEGLVANGCIFCEIIAGKAAASLVRECALTVAFMDTRQFHPGHVLVVPRVHLPDVRELDGDTGAALMAAVADVTRAVSDALSCEGISVWHSIGEAAGQEVPHLHFHVHPRSPSDRLLDIYPSPPEYPDRATLDTMAASIRPHLSSSAAAA, encoded by the coding sequence ATGGCAGGTACAGCTTGCCATGTGCTTCACGCCCCGCTGCAGCGCGGCTTAACTCTGGTGTTAGGCCGCTCGGAAGGACTTGTGGCGAACGGATGCATCTTCTGCGAGATCATTGCCGGGAAGGCGGCGGCCAGCCTCGTCAGAGAGTGCGCATTGACCGTGGCATTTATGGACACACGTCAGTTCCACCCTGGCCACGTCTTGGTGGTGCCAAGAGTGCACCTGCCGGACGTTCGGGAGCTTGACGGTGACACGGGGGCAGCCTTGATGGCCGCTGTCGCTGACGTTACGCGCGCTGTGTCGGACGCGCTCTCCTGCGAGGGCATAAGTGTGTGGCATTCGATCGGGGAGGCGGCGGGCCAAGAGGTGCCGCATCTCCACTTTCATGTTCACCCACGTTCGCCGTCAGACCGCCTTCTGGACATCTACCCATCGCCGCCAGAATACCCAGACCGTGCGACTCTGGACACCATGGCGGCATCCATTCGGCCGCACTTGTCATCATCGGCGGCCGCGGCCTAA
- a CDS encoding putative quinol monooxygenase — MYGLIGKVRAVPGQRDALISILLDGVSGMPGCLSYVVAQDPADPDAIWITEVWDSQASHKASLSLPSVQAAIAQGKPLIAGFDQHIETSPVGGHGIAGAA, encoded by the coding sequence ATGTATGGTTTGATCGGAAAGGTGAGAGCAGTTCCTGGTCAGCGCGACGCACTGATCTCGATTCTTCTGGACGGTGTGTCGGGAATGCCTGGGTGTCTGAGTTATGTCGTCGCACAAGACCCTGCGGACCCTGACGCGATCTGGATAACTGAGGTCTGGGACAGCCAAGCTAGCCACAAGGCCTCGTTGTCGCTGCCTTCGGTCCAAGCTGCCATTGCACAGGGCAAGCCATTGATTGCGGGCTTTGACCAGCATATCGAGACCTCACCGGTGGGCGGACATGGTATCGCTGGAGCCGCCTAA
- a CDS encoding DUF998 domain-containing protein, translating to MMSQKKIGLVAIATPAWFLTVYLVMSAMRPDYVHTDQAISELGSLDAPNLWAWNVLGYILPGLAIALLGIGLRREFVGRGLPATAPAMALVAAGLLMALSGAFPANMTDFKSTTTLLHSVGSFGCYIAFLVAGFWLPSLFRKVNSWHWAATPSLALVIASIATGFLRFAGMASIGQRITFLCFFLWVALVGWALWRANSSSVPPNNSSKPTPLRGAA from the coding sequence ATGATGTCTCAAAAGAAGATTGGCCTTGTCGCAATAGCCACTCCGGCATGGTTCTTGACCGTCTATTTAGTAATGTCGGCTATGCGGCCGGACTACGTACACACCGACCAGGCTATTAGTGAGCTGGGCAGCTTGGATGCGCCCAACCTCTGGGCTTGGAACGTTCTCGGTTACATCCTGCCCGGCCTCGCTATAGCACTCTTGGGCATCGGGCTCCGGCGCGAGTTCGTAGGCCGCGGGCTTCCGGCCACTGCCCCAGCAATGGCATTGGTGGCCGCAGGCCTCCTGATGGCACTGTCCGGCGCGTTTCCCGCCAACATGACGGACTTCAAATCCACTACGACGCTCCTGCACTCGGTAGGCAGCTTTGGCTGCTACATCGCGTTCTTAGTAGCAGGCTTCTGGCTGCCTTCACTGTTCCGGAAGGTCAACTCATGGCATTGGGCAGCAACGCCGTCGCTCGCCCTCGTAATCGCGTCAATCGCTACTGGGTTTCTGCGCTTCGCTGGCATGGCCAGCATCGGTCAGCGCATCACCTTCTTGTGCTTCTTCCTGTGGGTTGCGCTGGTAGGCTGGGCGCTGTGGCGGGCCAACAGCTCCTCGGTGCCGCCTAACAATTCGTCCAAGCCGACGCCGCTTCGCGGCGCGGCTTAA
- a CDS encoding VOC family protein: protein MKNPFSVQRIDHVVLRVSDLSGSVEFYRSVLGCDVVRQREHLGLVHLRAGASMIDLVSVDGKLGSRGGAAPGKEARNVDHLCLRIEPFNELDLVAHLSNHGVAPLGGAEINFGAEGDGLSLYFPDPDGNVIELKGPSDAGAASGS from the coding sequence ATGAAAAATCCATTCTCCGTACAGCGAATCGATCATGTGGTCCTTCGGGTCAGTGACTTGAGCGGAAGCGTTGAGTTCTATCGCTCCGTGCTTGGGTGCGACGTTGTCAGGCAACGTGAGCACCTTGGGCTCGTCCATCTGCGGGCAGGCGCTTCGATGATTGATCTCGTGAGCGTGGATGGAAAGCTTGGATCTCGCGGTGGTGCTGCACCTGGGAAGGAAGCAAGGAACGTAGATCACTTGTGCTTGCGCATTGAGCCATTCAACGAGCTCGATCTTGTTGCACATCTGAGTAACCACGGAGTTGCGCCACTTGGTGGTGCCGAGATCAACTTTGGCGCAGAGGGCGACGGGCTGTCGCTGTACTTTCCGGACCCAGATGGCAACGTGATTGAGCTCAAGGGGCCGTCAGATGCGGGTGCCGCAAGTGGGTCCTAA
- a CDS encoding NrdJb, with translation MAVRIEKKIKGYAVVLPEDKAKEAAAAAQASATADSSERPSADVIQMHERIERPDVLIGSTYKIKSPLVEHAMYVTLNDIVLNAGTEHEQRRPFEIFVNSKSMEHFQWIVALTRIMSAVFRKGGDVTFLVEEMKAVFDPRGGYFKAGGVYMPSLVAELGSIVEEHLKSIGMIHDPEISDAARALIAEKRKQYEDRSKKNADVSPTAPAALNPSPAPAGEGARRADEGAFGSSDHPEDIAVTGDGASFPPTATMCHKCSTKAVVIMDGCATCLNCGYSKCG, from the coding sequence ATGGCCGTCAGGATCGAAAAGAAAATCAAGGGTTACGCCGTCGTCCTTCCCGAGGACAAGGCGAAGGAAGCGGCCGCCGCCGCGCAGGCCAGCGCCACCGCCGACAGCAGCGAGCGCCCCAGCGCCGACGTGATCCAGATGCACGAGCGCATCGAGCGCCCCGACGTGCTGATCGGCAGCACCTACAAGATCAAGTCGCCGCTGGTCGAGCACGCCATGTACGTGACCCTCAACGACATCGTGCTCAACGCCGGCACCGAGCACGAGCAGCGCCGCCCGTTCGAGATCTTCGTCAACTCGAAGTCGATGGAGCACTTCCAGTGGATCGTCGCGCTCACCCGCATCATGAGCGCGGTGTTCCGCAAGGGCGGCGACGTGACCTTCCTGGTGGAAGAGATGAAGGCCGTGTTCGACCCCCGCGGCGGCTACTTCAAGGCCGGCGGCGTCTACATGCCGTCGCTGGTGGCCGAACTCGGCTCGATCGTCGAGGAACACCTGAAGTCGATCGGGATGATCCACGACCCCGAAATAAGCGACGCCGCCCGCGCGCTGATCGCCGAGAAGCGCAAGCAGTACGAAGACCGCTCAAAAAAAAACGCTGACGTAAGCCCCACCGCACCCGCCGCGTTGAACCCTTCTCCCGCCCCAGCGGGAGAAGGTGCCCGCAGGGCGGATGAGGGCGCTTTTGGTTCCAGCGACCACCCCGAAGACATCGCCGTAACCGGCGACGGCGCCAGCTTCCCGCCCACGGCCACCATGTGCCACAAGTGCAGCACCAAGGCCGTGGTGATCATGGACGGCTGTGCGACGTGTCTGAACTGTGGCTACTCGAAGTGCGGATGA
- a CDS encoding TonB-dependent receptor translates to MRRGTLACVLVAWPVAAAHAAPPIPPAAADRAIAPTAVQLDRVLVTARRRPEPLHDVPQAITAISGDELESRGATDIAALDMVTPNLTIHPARAFNGSVTAHIRGIGQFDPIWGAEPGVGIYIDDVHLARPQGALLDVLDVERVEVLRGPQGTLYGRNTIGGAIRLVTREPSPAFGGKVMLTAGDHGRRDGRLALDLPLADTVRTRIALAGYDRDGYGRNLFNGAETSARDAAVARGSALWTPRDDVEVRLSWDRYRDRSGAPGGRRLAVPPPRVDPDQIPLDPGRHDVRSGAPERLDLDSEGASLAIDWALHAQWRLRSISAWRHGDSRAVLDMDSLPRTIFTLRRDFDERQRSQEFQLHGGGADWHLVAGLHLFDGTEAGSGRTVFQPGVFYGARGSIRTRSAAVYASIVRDLAPAWQLDAGLRHTVERKTATAYNGYYPDDQATVPFQLSADFTDRATFNAPTPRLALSWRASERTTLYAQASRGFKAGSYNVRAEATRFPGSVRPIDAETVNAYEAGIKAAWLDGRLDMGAVLFHNDYRDIQLAVLIPVGESSFPDYRNAGRGTTRGAEFEWQARIHPWLRWSGHLGYLHARYDEYIDGGTDVADGRHFPNAPRWTAGTSLVANVPLRNAGWLLGRIDGRYQSETRPTTDLDPRLRQGGYALWNASLAWTSPQQRWELALRVDNLADTGYRTTGFAYPNGVVIGYYGPPRTCSMTLAYSFQ, encoded by the coding sequence ATGCGCCGCGGAACCCTCGCCTGCGTGCTTGTCGCCTGGCCCGTGGCCGCCGCCCACGCGGCCCCGCCGATCCCGCCCGCCGCCGCGGATCGCGCCATCGCCCCCACCGCGGTCCAGCTCGATCGGGTGCTGGTGACCGCGCGCCGGCGGCCGGAACCGCTGCACGACGTGCCGCAGGCGATCACCGCGATCAGCGGCGACGAACTGGAATCGCGCGGCGCGACCGACATCGCCGCGCTGGACATGGTCACCCCCAACCTGACCATCCATCCCGCGCGCGCCTTCAACGGCAGCGTCACCGCGCACATCCGCGGCATCGGCCAGTTCGACCCGATCTGGGGCGCGGAACCCGGCGTGGGCATCTACATCGACGACGTGCACCTGGCGCGCCCGCAGGGCGCCCTGCTCGACGTGCTGGATGTGGAGCGCGTGGAGGTGCTGCGCGGTCCTCAGGGCACGTTGTACGGGCGCAACACCATCGGCGGCGCGATCAGGCTGGTCACCCGCGAGCCCTCGCCGGCATTCGGTGGAAAGGTCATGCTGACCGCCGGCGATCACGGACGCCGCGACGGCAGGCTGGCACTGGACCTGCCACTGGCCGACACCGTCCGCACGCGCATCGCGCTGGCCGGCTACGACCGCGACGGCTACGGCCGCAACCTGTTCAACGGCGCCGAAACCAGCGCGCGCGATGCCGCGGTCGCCCGCGGGAGCGCGCTGTGGACGCCGCGCGACGACGTCGAGGTGCGCCTGTCCTGGGACCGCTACCGCGACCGCTCCGGCGCACCGGGCGGGCGCCGGCTGGCGGTGCCGCCGCCGCGCGTCGACCCTGACCAGATCCCGCTCGATCCCGGGCGCCACGACGTGCGCAGCGGCGCGCCGGAGCGCCTCGACCTGGACAGCGAGGGTGCCTCGCTGGCGATCGACTGGGCCCTGCACGCGCAGTGGCGACTGCGCTCGATCAGCGCGTGGCGTCACGGCGATTCCCGCGCGGTGCTGGATATGGACAGCCTGCCGCGCACCATCTTCACCCTGCGCCGCGACTTCGACGAGCGACAGCGCTCGCAGGAATTCCAGCTGCACGGCGGTGGTGCGGACTGGCACCTGGTCGCCGGCCTGCACCTGTTCGATGGCACCGAGGCCGGCAGCGGGCGCACCGTGTTCCAGCCCGGGGTTTTCTACGGCGCACGCGGCTCGATCCGCACGCGCAGCGCGGCCGTCTACGCAAGCATCGTCCGCGACCTGGCGCCGGCCTGGCAGCTCGATGCCGGCCTGCGCCATACCGTGGAGCGCAAGACCGCCACCGCCTACAACGGCTACTACCCCGACGACCAGGCAACGGTGCCGTTCCAGCTGTCGGCCGACTTCACCGACCGCGCGACGTTCAACGCCCCGACGCCCCGGCTGGCGTTGTCGTGGCGTGCCAGCGAGCGCACCACGCTGTATGCGCAGGCCAGCCGCGGCTTCAAGGCCGGCAGCTACAACGTGCGCGCCGAAGCCACCAGGTTTCCCGGGTCGGTCCGGCCGATCGACGCCGAGACCGTCAACGCCTACGAAGCGGGTATCAAGGCGGCATGGCTGGACGGCCGACTGGACATGGGCGCGGTGCTGTTCCACAACGACTACCGCGACATCCAGCTGGCGGTGCTGATCCCGGTCGGCGAGTCGAGCTTCCCCGACTACCGCAACGCCGGCCGCGGCACCACCCGCGGCGCGGAGTTCGAGTGGCAGGCACGGATCCATCCGTGGCTGCGCTGGAGCGGCCACCTGGGCTACCTCCACGCGCGCTACGACGAATACATCGACGGCGGCACCGACGTGGCCGACGGCCGCCACTTCCCCAACGCGCCGCGGTGGACCGCCGGCACGTCGCTGGTCGCCAACGTTCCGCTGCGCAACGCCGGCTGGCTGCTCGGGCGCATCGACGGCCGCTACCAGAGCGAGACCCGGCCGACCACCGACCTCGACCCACGGCTGCGCCAGGGGGGCTATGCGCTGTGGAACGCCTCGCTGGCCTGGACCTCGCCGCAGCAGCGCTGGGAGCTGGCGCTGCGCGTGGACAACCTCGCCGACACCGGCTACCGCACCACCGGCTTCGCCTATCCGAACGGCGTGGTCATCGGCTATTACGGTCCGCCGCGGACCTGTTCGATGACGCTGGCGTATTCGTTCCAGTGA